The Patescibacteria group bacterium genome window below encodes:
- the ftsE gene encoding cell division ATP-binding protein FtsE — MIEFRGIEKIYPPNITALDGVNLKINAGEFVSIVGQSGTGKTTLIKLLTAEERPTRGKITISDWDITKIRRSEIPTLRRQIGVIFQDFKLLPKKTIFENVAFALEVCGASSHRIKTIVPQVLRIVGLEEKSGRYPKQVSGGEQQRVAIARALIHRPKILVADEPTGNLDSINTREIADLLLKINEFGTTVILVSHNRELVNSLRRRVVTLEQGTVISDQEVGKYVL; from the coding sequence ATGATTGAGTTTCGAGGCATAGAAAAAATTTATCCTCCAAATATAACCGCTCTGGATGGTGTTAATTTGAAAATTAACGCCGGAGAGTTTGTTTCTATTGTGGGTCAGTCAGGAACAGGCAAGACAACTCTTATAAAACTTTTGACTGCGGAGGAGCGTCCAACGCGAGGAAAAATAACTATTTCCGACTGGGATATCACAAAAATCAGGCGTTCTGAAATTCCGACGCTTCGCCGGCAGATCGGAGTTATTTTTCAGGATTTTAAATTATTGCCTAAAAAAACTATTTTTGAAAATGTTGCTTTTGCCCTGGAAGTTTGCGGCGCGTCATCCCACAGAATAAAAACGATTGTTCCGCAGGTTTTGCGCATTGTGGGTTTGGAAGAAAAATCTGGCCGCTATCCAAAACAGGTTTCTGGCGGTGAACAGCAGAGAGTAGCCATTGCCCGCGCTCTTATCCACCGGCCGAAAATTTTGGTTGCCGATGAGCCGACAGGAAATTTAGATTCCATTAACACAAGAGAGATTGCCGATTTACTTTTGAAAATAAATGAGTTTGGCACGACAGTTATTTTAGTTTCTCACAATCGGGAGCTGGTGAATTCCTTGCGGCGAAGAGTTGTGACACTCGAGCAGGGGACGGTTATCAGTGATCAGGAAGTTGGGAAATACGTTCTATAA